From one Lolium rigidum isolate FL_2022 chromosome 4, APGP_CSIRO_Lrig_0.1, whole genome shotgun sequence genomic stretch:
- the LOC124646565 gene encoding protein STRUBBELIG-RECEPTOR FAMILY 3-like, producing the protein MNVANLGGKLGSLGGFTAITTIDLSNNNIGGPIPEDLPLTLQSLFLSDNQLTGSIPSSLSKLTSLSAMSLNANHLDGELPDAFDPLVGLVNLDISSNNFSGVLPPSVKNMSSLTTLRIQDNQLSGTLDYLQDLPLKDLNVENNLFSGPVPPKLLNIPTFKMDGNPFNTTIAPSASPPSAAAGPAPTPTPAGPKPAPTPTTTPTGLNPTRAPPSPPSKSPPPSNSSDGSTTRDSTSSSRKHSSSALKIAGFVLLGVVLFIAIVLLVIFCLSKYQERQSRYDDNRSQLGRMSHRVEPQIMPASVKPRDDIKKGEALDKRGRDMSMAAAALPKKPDENRKEHIINLDRTDSELFAAAPPPPPPPPPLPPAQKVIVNPIVPPEKRYSPPPRTSTPNSATPFSVASLQQYTNSFREQNVIRESRLGKVYLAELPEGKLMEVMKVDNTNGRVSVDDFLDLVARVSKIKHPNILELVGYCAEYGQRLLVYNHFSRKTLDDALHDREDIDNALSWNARLQVALSSGKALQYLHESVQPPVVHQNFEPENVLLDNKVSVCVAECGLAELMPSNSVTQLSGRMRTLLNYEAPELQESRIITERGDVYSFGVVMLELLTGRKPYDSSRPRHEQHLVRWAGFQLHDIESLSKMVDPSIRGQCPEKALSRFADIISRCIQREQEFRPPMSEIVQDLASIVNASGEESE; encoded by the exons ATGAATGTTGCAAACTTGGGAGGGAAGCTGGGCAGCTTAGGGGGCTTCACTGCGATCACCACCAT AGATCTTAGTAACAACAATATTGGTGGACCTATACCAGAAGACCTACCTCTCACATTGCAGAGCCT TTTCCTCTCCGATAATCAGCTCACTGGAAGCATCCCGAGTTCATTGTCAAAGCTTACAAGTTTATCAGCCAT GTCACTCAATGCCAACCATCTGGATGGAGAACTGCCAGATGCTTTTGATCCACTTGTTGGGCTTGTAAATTT GGACATTTCTTCTAACAACTTTTCTGGTGTGTTACCACCTTCAGTGAAAAACATGTCATCTTTGACTACATT GCGCATACAAGACAATCAACTGTCAGGGACCCTTGACTACTTGCAGGATCTTCCTCTGAAAGACTT GAATGTAGAGAACAACTTGTTTTCTGGACCAGTGCCTCCAAAGCTACTGAACATACCAACCTTCAA AATGGATGGTAATCCATTTAATACCACTATAGCCCCGTCAGCATCACCACCTTCAGCAGCAGCAGGACCTGCACCAACTCCAACACCAGCAGGACCAAAACCAgccccaacaccaacaacaacacctACGGGTTTAAATCCAACACGAGCACCTCCATCACCCCCGTCAAAATCCCCTCCTCCTTCAAACTCTTCTGATGGATCAACTACTCGAGATAGCACTTCATCATCTAGAAAACATAGTTCGTCAGCCCTCAAGATTGCTGGATTTGTTCTTCTTGGAGTGGTGCTGTTCATAGCTATAGTCCTGCTGGTAATATTTTGCTTGTCCAAGTACCAAGAGAGGcagtcaagatatgatgataacaGAAGTCAGCTTGGAAGGATGAGCCATAGGGTTGAACCCCAAATTATGCCAGCTTCAGTGAAGCCAAGGGACGATATTAAAAAAG GTGAGGCCCTTGACAAGAGAGGTCGCGACATGAGTATGGCAGCAGCAG CTCTCCCAAAGAAGCCTGATGAAAATCGAAAGGAACACATAATTAATTTAGATCGAACAGACTCAGAACTTTTTGCAGCtgcaccgccaccgcctccacccccacctccactaCCCCCTGCTCAAAAAGTTATTGTAAATCCTATTGTTCCTCCAGAAAAGAGATATAGCCCTCCACCAAGGACAAGTACACCAAATTCTGCGACACCCTTCTCTGTTGCATCCCTTCAACAATACACAAACAGTTTCAGAGAGCAGAATGTGATAAGAGAGAGTAGATTGGGAAAGGTATACCTAGCTGAGCTTCCTGAAGGCAAG TTAATGGAGGTTATGAAGGTTGACAATACTAACGGAAGAGTGTCAGTAGATGACTTTCTAGATTTGGTTGCACGTGTCTCAAAGATCAAGCATCCTAACATCCTTGAGTTAGTTGGATATTGTGCTGAATATGGACAGCGGTTACTCGTGTATAATCACTTTAGTAGAAAAACACTAGACGATGCACTTCATGATAGAGAGGATATTGACAATGCTCTATCATGGAATGCTCGCCTCCAGGTCGCTCTTAGTTCAGGAAAAGCCTTACA ATATCTCCATGAAAGCGTCCAACCACCAGTTGTGCATCAGAATTttgaaccagaaaatgtgctccTTGATAACAAAGTATCTGTGTGCGTTGCTGAATGTGGATTGGCAGAACTGATGCCATCAAATTCTGTCACTCAG TTGTCAGGTCGGATGCGTACATTACTGAACTATGAAGCGCCTGAACTCCAGGAATCTAGGATCATCACAGAACGAGGTGATGTTTACAGTTTTGGAGTAGTGATGCTTGAACTTCTTACTGGGCGTAAACCATACGATAG TTCACGCCCACGCCATGAGCAGCATCTTGTTAGATGGGCTGGTTTTCAGCTTCATgacattgaatccctctccaagatgGTAGACCCTTCTATTCGTGGGCAGTGTCCTGAGAAAGCATTGTCGCGATTTGCTGACATAATTAGCCGTTGTATCCAG AGGGAGCAAGAATTCAGGCCACCAATGTCTGAAATTGTCCAGGACCTAGCTAGTATTGTAAACGCTTCTGGTGAGGAATCAGAGTAA